In a single window of the Haloarcula salinisoli genome:
- a CDS encoding nucleotidyltransferase domain-containing protein, producing the protein MGRQTKGSDSIGASISLPIPTSNPDLFKHKATSDILLFLTNHRFSDFSLRELATQIGHSHQSVRRAVNVLGSNDLIIESPESNQRLVQINRERLSIPDDPILRIPQPEYHKPVKTAVTELRDNISDVVGIILYGSVARGDADRRSDIDIWVLTRSGRADSQREANTIARELEDKVFDGDRYAYDIDVEAVQAIPAYTDDIREIIISGVPVYRTSDFETVENLLLEQGGDDE; encoded by the coding sequence ATGGGCCGTCAGACGAAAGGCAGCGATTCAATCGGTGCGTCTATTTCGCTTCCGATACCCACTTCAAATCCAGATTTATTCAAACACAAAGCAACGAGCGATATCCTTCTATTTTTAACCAACCACCGGTTTAGCGACTTTTCGTTGCGAGAACTCGCGACACAGATCGGCCATTCACACCAGTCCGTCCGACGGGCAGTGAATGTTCTCGGTTCGAATGACCTAATCATTGAATCACCCGAAAGCAACCAGCGACTCGTACAAATCAACAGAGAGCGATTGTCTATCCCGGACGATCCGATTCTTCGGATTCCCCAGCCTGAGTATCACAAGCCCGTCAAAACTGCGGTAACGGAGCTCCGTGACAACATCAGCGACGTCGTCGGAATCATCCTGTACGGCAGCGTTGCTCGTGGGGATGCTGACCGACGGAGCGATATTGATATCTGGGTCCTCACTCGTTCCGGGCGGGCAGATAGTCAGCGGGAAGCGAACACCATTGCCCGTGAGCTTGAGGACAAGGTGTTCGATGGGGACCGATACGCCTACGATATCGACGTTGAGGCTGTCCAAGCGATTCCAGCCTACACCGATGACATTCGGGAAATTATCATCTCAGGCGTTCCGGTCTACAGGACGAGCGACTTCGAAACCGTCGAAAACCTCCTTCTGGAGCAGGGGGGCGACGATGAGTAA
- a CDS encoding winged helix-turn-helix domain-containing protein, which yields MSDEWDDVSYVISSKYRVDTLDRLQTGPATPSLVAADTDRAIAHISRALQELQEEGLVTLLVSEERRKGRVYGVTEKGADVIEKIHAQDMV from the coding sequence ATGAGCGACGAGTGGGATGACGTGAGTTACGTCATCAGTTCCAAGTACCGTGTCGATACCCTCGACAGACTGCAAACGGGTCCTGCGACACCCTCGCTCGTCGCGGCCGACACCGACCGCGCCATAGCCCACATCTCGCGGGCCCTCCAGGAACTCCAGGAGGAAGGACTGGTCACGTTACTTGTCTCCGAAGAACGCCGGAAGGGACGTGTCTATGGGGTAACTGAGAAGGGAGCGGATGTGATAGAGAAGATTCACGCCCAGGATATGGTGTGA